In Candidatus Tanganyikabacteria bacterium, the sequence GATGTCCACGGCAAGGCTGCGGATGTAGGTTCCCGCCGAGCACGCGACCCGCAGGAGGACGACCGGCCCGGGGCCGAAGCGGACGATCTCCAGCGCCGAGATGACGACGCGGCGCGGCGGGATCTCGACGGCGATCCCGGCCCGGGCGAGAGCGTAGGCCCGGCGGCCGCCGACGTGCACGGCCGATACCGCGGGCGGCACCTGCAGCACTTCGCCGCGGAAGCGCGGCAGCACGGCTTGCAGGTCCGCCTCGGCCACGTCCGCGGGCGCCTCGACGATCGTCGCGCCGGCCGCGTCCCCGGTGGTCGTGGTTCGCCCGAACGCGACCTCCGCCAGGTACTCCTTGCCCCCCGCCAGGTACGGCAGCAGGCGCGTGGCGGCACCGACGGCCACCGGCAGCACGCCGGCCGCGAGCGGATCGAGGGTGCCGGCATGCCCTACGCGCTTGATGCCGAGCCGCTTGCGGGCGCATGCGACGACGTCGTGCGCGGTCATGCCCGGCGGTTTGAGGAGGTTGAAGAAGCCGATCAGCTTCGGAGCGTCTCGCGTATGCGCGCCACGAACGCGCCGAACGCCTCGTCGGGCGGGCCTGCAACCGTACAGCCCGCGGCCCGCACGTGGCCCCCGCCGCCGAAGTGGCCCGCCAGGGCATTGACGTCCACCTCGCCCTTGCTGCGCAGCGAGA encodes:
- the truB gene encoding tRNA pseudouridine(55) synthase TruB, whose protein sequence is MTAHDVVACARKRLGIKRVGHAGTLDPLAAGVLPVAVGAATRLLPYLAGGKEYLAEVAFGRTTTTGDAAGATIVEAPADVAEADLQAVLPRFRGEVLQVPPAVSAVHVGGRRAYALARAGIAVEIPPRRVVISALEIVRFGPGPVVLLRVACSAGTYIRSLAVDIGEALAVPAYLSFLLRTRAGPFDIAGADLLSDPDWRLVGPGAALANLPTIAVSDEEAERLRRGQPITARAGGAEVASRLSDAGTEACATDAAGETGLRAGRDAGARSSEPEACATDAAGVARAMRSDDLVAIVVGRDGAYWPRTVMP